From one Lotus japonicus ecotype B-129 chromosome 3, LjGifu_v1.2 genomic stretch:
- the LOC130748761 gene encoding phosphatidylinositol N-acetylglucosaminyltransferase subunit A — protein sequence MISVCLVVFQLFCSYLSEGTIMGDPQKHRILMVSDFFYPNFGGVENHIYYLSQCLLKLGHKVVVATHAYGNRSGVRYMTGGLKVYYVPWRPFVMQNTFPTIYGLLPIIRTILIRERITVVHGHQAFSTFCHEALMHARTMGYKVVFTDHSLYGFSDGGSIHMNKVLQFTLADVSQAICVSHTSKENTVLRSGLPPEKVFMVPNAVDTAMFKPAVDRPSRSEVIIVVISRLVYRKGVDLLVEVIPEVCRLHPNVRFIIGGDGPKRVRLEEMREKHSLQDRVDMLGAVPHAQVRSVLISGHIFLNSSLTEAFCIAILEAASCGLLTVSTRVGGVPEVLPDDMIVLAEPDPSDMVHAVQKAISMLPNIDPQVMHNRVTELYNWNDVAKRTEIVYDRALKCTTQNLLERLSRYLHCGPWAGKLFFLVMLVGFLLWKLLELWQPADDIEMVPDFALPRDSDEERLGKNPIK from the exons ATGATCTCTGTCTGTCTTGTTGTTTTTCAATTATTCTGCAGCTACCTGAGTGAGGGGACAATAATGGGTGATCCCCAAAAGCATAGAATTTTAATGGTGTCTGATTTTTTCTACCCCAACTTCGGTGGTGTGGAGAATCACATTTATTATCTCTCACAGTGCTTGCTCAAGTTAGGCCACAAG GTGGTGGTTGCAACTCATGCTTATGGAAATCGATCTGGGGTCAGATATATGACAGGAGGTCTCAAAGTATATTATGTTCCGTGGAGGCCGTTTGTTATGCAGAATACATTTCCAACCATCTATGGTTTACTGCCAATTATAAGAACTATTCTTATTCGAGAAAGGATTACTGTGGTGCACGGGCATCAAGCCTTTTCGACGTTTTGTCATGAAGCTCTGATGCATGCGAGAACCATGGGATACAAGGTTGTGTTTACAGATCACTCGCTGTATGGTTTTTCTGATGGCGGAAGCATCCACATGAACAAGGTGTTGCAGTTTACTCTGGCAGATGTGAGTCAAGCCATATGTGTTTCCCATACAAGCAAGGAAAACACGGTGTTGCGGTCGGGTTTGCCCCCTGAGAAGGTTTTCATGGTGCCTAATGCTGTGGACACTGCCATGTTCAAGCCTGCAGTGGATCGTCCTAGCAGATCGGAagttattattgttgttatcaGTCGATTGGTTTATCGGAAGGGAGTAGATTTGCTTGTTGAAGTCATTCCAGAAGTATGTCGATTACATCCCAAT GTTCGTTTCATCATTGGAGGTGATGGACCTAAGCGTGTGCGGTTGGAAGAGATGAGAGAAAAACATTCTCTTCAAGATCGAGTTGATATGCTGGGAGCTGTACCACATGCACAAGTTCGATCGGTACTAATATCTGGGCATATCTTCTTAAATAG TTCGTTGACAGAAGCTTTTTGTATAGCCATATTAGAGGCTGCTAGTTGTGGATTGTTAACAGTAAGCACACGTGTTGGAGGAGTTCCTGAG GTTTTGCCAGATGACATGATTGTTTTGGCAGAACCTGATCCCAGTGACATGGTGCATGCAGTTCAAAAGGCTATATCTATGCTGCCAAATATTGATCCTCAAGTCATGCACAATCGA GTGACAGAGCTCTACAACTGGAATGATGTTGCCAAAAGGACGGAAATTGTGTATGACCGTGCTTTGAAGTGCACCACTCAAAATCTACTAGAACGTCTCTCACG ATACCTCCATTGTGGACCATGGGCAGGCAAGCTGTTTTTCTTGGTTATGCTTGTTGGGTTTTTGTTATGGAAGCTATTGGAACTATGGCAG CCTGCAGATGATATTGAGATGGTGCCGGATTTTGCTCTTCCACGCGACTCTGATGAGGAGAGGTTGGGAAAAAATCCAATAAAATGA